The Teredinibacter sp. KSP-S5-2 genomic interval TGAAGCCGGGCGAATGAGTTTCTCCTTGGAGGAAATGACGCCGATACGATTGTTAAAAGAGTGCGTTGTTTACCTTAAGCCGCAGGCCTCTGAGCGGGATATATCCATTACGACAGAATATAACGGCCTGGAAGAGCAAACTATCTGTGCCGATTGTGTTCGCTACAAACAGGTATTGCTGAATTTGATCAGTAACGCGGTGAAATATAACCGTGATGGCGGATCTGTGCATATTACCTGCTCAATCACGAAGGATGACCAATTCCGACTATCCGTAAAAGACACCGGAATCGGTATTCCCGCTGAATATCAGCATCAACTGTTCCAACCATTTAATCGTTTGAGTGCCGAAAACAGTCATATCGAAGGTACTGGTGTTGGCTTGGTGATTACCAAGCAATTGGTTGAACACATGGGTGGGCAACTGAGTTTTGCCAGCCAGGAAAACGTTGGCAGTGAGTTTTGGGTTGAGTTTCCAATCCAGTATGAGCAAACAGATGTTAGTGCTCGTGAACGTACGGAAGAGCTATGGAATAGTGATGTCAACGAAATTCCAGAGTTAGAGATAACCACTACTAAGAAAATTCTGTATGTTGAAGATAACCCGCCAAACCAACGGTTAATGCAGCAGATTCTCGCGCGCTACCCTCAGCTTCAACTTGAGGTGGCGGGTGAGTCGCTTAGAGGTATTTATCTGGCAAGAACCTCGAAACCGGACATGATAATTCTGGATATTAACCTGCCGGGAATGGATGGTTTTGAAACATTGGATGTCTTAAAGAAAGACCCGCAAACAGAAAATATTCCGGTTATTGCGTTGTCGGCTAATGCCATGGCTCACGATATTAAACGGGGAGAGGAGTCAGGTTTTGAAACCTATCTCACCAAGCCTATTGAGATTGGGAAGCTGATTGCGACCTGCAACCAGCTATTACGAGACAAATAGCATTTAGGCGTTGCCTAAATGCTTTCCAACGATCTGTAGTAAAGGTTTGAAGGTTTTTGGTGTGGCGCAGACTAAGTTACCTTTATCCATGTAACCGTTACCGCCTTTAAAGTCCGATAACAGGCCGCCGGATTCTTTTACCAGCAATACGCCTGCTGCCATGTCCCAGGGTTTTAATCCGATCTCCCAGAAACCATCAAATCGGCCTGCTGCGACGTAGGCCAAGTCCAGCGCGGCAGAACCCGCACGGCGGATGCCTGCGGTTTGGCCAGCGATTTCTCTCACACAATCCAGATAACCGTCGATATTTTGCAGGGCATAGCCGTTAAAAGGAATGCCTGTACCAATTAGTGCGCCGTCCATTCCTTTACAACCGGAAACACGGATTCGTCGACCGTTAAGCATGGCACCTTTGCCGCGGCTGGCGGTAAACTCTTCGCGCTTGATTGGGTCGAGTACGACAGCGTGTTCAATTTGCCCCTTGTACAAGCATGCGAGGGAAACGGAAAACTGGGGGATACCGTGTAAGAAGTTGGTTGTGCCGTCCAGAGGGTCAATAATCCACTCATAGTCCGCGTCTTTTGGCCCGACGGTGCCGGACTCTTCGCCCAGAAACTTGTGATCAGGGTAGGATTTACTCAAATGGTAAATGACTTCTTGCTCAGACTTTCGGTCCACTTCGCTGACATAGTCATTGCGGCCTTTCTCTTCAATGTTAACCATATCCAGGCGTTCAAAAGCCTGTTCGACCAGTTCACCTGCTTTTCGGGCTGCTTTTAAGGCAATGCTGAGCATTGGTTCCATAATTATTTCTACTTCTTGGAGTTAGTGGATAGGAAAGGCGCGCAATTATACCAGTATCACGGGCGCTACGGCTATTTGAATGCGAGGTGGACACTGCTAAACTTGGCGCCCCATTATTAGGCCCGATTTGAGATGTTTTCTTGAGTCAGATGAAGCTAGAGGATACCCCCAACAGATGTCAGATTCCGTTTTTCCCAATATTCGTATCGTCATGGTAAATACCACACATCCCGGCAACATCGGCGCTGCCGCACGGGCTATGAAGAATATGGGGTTGTCCACACTTGTCCTAGTTGAACCGAAAGAATACCCGGCAGAGAAAGCCGTATGGCGCGCTGCTGGTGCGTTGGATGTTTTGGATAATGTGCAGGTAGTGTCCACGCTGGATGAAGCCATTGCTGATTGTGGGTTGGTGGTGGGAACCAGCGCGAGAGAACGACGCATTCCCTGGCCGTTAGTGACGCCAAGAGAATGTGGTGATCGAGTGTGGGCGGAAGCCAAGCATCATGAAGTTGCTATTTTGTTTGGCCGGGAAGACCGGGGCTTAACCAATGACGAGCTGCAAAAGTGCCAATATCATGTCCATATACCGGCTAACAGTGAATACAGCTCGCTAAACATTGCCGCTGCAATTCAAGTTATTTGTTATGAAATTCGTATGTCATACCTTACGGATAAAGAAGGTAAAGCACCGCATTTTGATGATTGGGATATGCCGCCGGCGAAACAAAAAGATGTAGAGCTCTATTTTGAACACCTTGAAGATACGTTAAGTAAATTGGGTTTTTTAGATTTAAAAAACCCACGGCAAACCGTTACACGACTACGTCGTTTGTATAATCGTATTCGCATGGATCAGATGGAGTTGGGCATTATGCGGGGTATGCTCACTTCCATTCAGAATTATATTTACCATTCGGAGAATAGAATTAGGGAATTAACTGCGCGCGACGAGCAAAAGTAACAGTATGTTAGAGCCAATATATTTAGATTATGCCGCGACAACACCAGTGGATACCCGTGTTGCCAAAGCGATGATGCAGTGTTTGACCAAAGACGGTAATTTTGGCAACCCTGCGTCACGGTCACACAGTTTAGGTTGGCGTGCTGAAGAGGCGGTTGAAAATGCACGTCGTCATGTTGCGGATTTAATTCACGCGGACCCGAGAGAAATTGTTTGGACCAGTGGTGCGACGGAATCCAATAATCTGGCTATAAAAGGCATTCTAGAAAAAAATCAGGCCAAAGGTAAACATATTATTACCAGCCAGATTGAGCATAAAGCGGTGTTGGATACGTGTCAGTATATGGTGTCTCAGGGTTATAAGGCCACCTATTTGCAGCCGGATTCCGAAGGCTTGATATCACCGGAAC includes:
- a CDS encoding inositol monophosphatase family protein, which codes for MEPMLSIALKAARKAGELVEQAFERLDMVNIEEKGRNDYVSEVDRKSEQEVIYHLSKSYPDHKFLGEESGTVGPKDADYEWIIDPLDGTTNFLHGIPQFSVSLACLYKGQIEHAVVLDPIKREEFTASRGKGAMLNGRRIRVSGCKGMDGALIGTGIPFNGYALQNIDGYLDCVREIAGQTAGIRRAGSAALDLAYVAAGRFDGFWEIGLKPWDMAAGVLLVKESGGLLSDFKGGNGYMDKGNLVCATPKTFKPLLQIVGKHLGNA
- the trmJ gene encoding tRNA (cytosine(32)/uridine(32)-2'-O)-methyltransferase TrmJ, translated to MSDSVFPNIRIVMVNTTHPGNIGAAARAMKNMGLSTLVLVEPKEYPAEKAVWRAAGALDVLDNVQVVSTLDEAIADCGLVVGTSARERRIPWPLVTPRECGDRVWAEAKHHEVAILFGREDRGLTNDELQKCQYHVHIPANSEYSSLNIAAAIQVICYEIRMSYLTDKEGKAPHFDDWDMPPAKQKDVELYFEHLEDTLSKLGFLDLKNPRQTVTRLRRLYNRIRMDQMELGIMRGMLTSIQNYIYHSENRIRELTARDEQK